In one Halomarina ordinaria genomic region, the following are encoded:
- a CDS encoding mandelate racemase/muconate lactonizing enzyme family protein → MDYRQLSDPNAEYTMRDLSAETMGVSNSRGPRDVEITDVQTTIVDGNYPWTLVRVYTDAGVVGDGESYWGAGEREIIERMAPFVVGENPLDVDRLYEHLVQKLSGEGSIGGKAISAISGIELALHDVAGKLLDVPAYQLLGGKYRDEMRIYCDCHTEEEADPEACADEAERVVEDLGYDALKFDLDVPSGHEKDRANRHLRGPEIEHKADIVERVTERVGDRADVAFDCHWSFSAGSAHRLAERLEEYDVWWLEDPIPPENHDVQAEVTRRTSTPITVGENVYRTHGNRRLFEEQAVDIVAPDVPRVGGMRQTRKIADLADLYYVPVAMHNVSSPIGTMASVHVGAAIPNSLAVEYHSYELGWWSDLVEEDVIEDGYAEVPEKPGLGVTLDLDAVEEHLVEGATLFDEA, encoded by the coding sequence ATGGACTACAGACAGCTCTCCGACCCGAACGCAGAGTACACCATGCGCGACCTCTCCGCCGAAACCATGGGCGTCTCCAACTCCCGGGGCCCCCGGGACGTCGAGATTACGGACGTCCAGACCACCATCGTCGACGGGAACTACCCGTGGACGCTGGTGCGCGTCTACACCGACGCCGGCGTCGTGGGCGACGGCGAGTCCTACTGGGGGGCGGGCGAACGGGAGATCATCGAGCGGATGGCGCCGTTCGTCGTCGGCGAGAACCCCCTCGACGTCGACCGCCTGTACGAACACCTCGTCCAGAAGCTCTCCGGCGAGGGGTCGATCGGCGGGAAGGCCATCTCGGCCATCTCGGGCATCGAACTCGCGCTGCACGACGTCGCCGGGAAACTCCTCGACGTACCCGCCTACCAGCTCCTCGGCGGCAAGTACCGCGACGAGATGCGGATCTACTGCGACTGCCACACCGAGGAGGAGGCCGACCCCGAGGCGTGTGCCGACGAGGCCGAACGCGTCGTCGAGGACCTGGGCTACGACGCCCTGAAGTTCGACCTCGACGTCCCCTCGGGCCACGAGAAGGACCGCGCAAACCGCCACCTCCGCGGCCCGGAGATCGAGCACAAGGCCGACATCGTCGAGCGCGTCACGGAGCGCGTCGGCGACCGCGCCGACGTCGCCTTCGACTGTCACTGGTCGTTCAGCGCCGGGAGCGCGCACCGACTCGCGGAGCGCCTCGAGGAGTACGACGTCTGGTGGCTGGAGGACCCGATCCCGCCGGAGAACCACGACGTGCAGGCGGAGGTCACGAGGCGCACCTCGACGCCCATCACCGTCGGCGAGAACGTCTACCGCACCCACGGCAACCGGCGACTGTTCGAAGAGCAGGCGGTCGACATCGTCGCGCCGGACGTCCCCCGGGTCGGCGGGATGCGCCAGACGCGGAAGATCGCCGACCTCGCGGACCTCTACTACGTCCCGGTGGCGATGCACAACGTCTCCTCGCCCATCGGGACGATGGCGAGCGTCCACGTCGGCGCGGCGATTCCGAACTCCCTCGCGGTGGAGTACCACTCCTACGAACTCGGCTGGTGGTCGGACCTCGTCGAGGAGGACGTCATCGAGGACGGGTACGCCGAGGTTCCGGAGAAGCCGGGACTCGGCGTCACGCTCGACCTCGACGCCGTCGAGGAGCACCTCGTGGAGGGTGCGACGTTGTTCGACGAGGCGTAG
- a CDS encoding zinc-dependent alcohol dehydrogenase yields the protein MRGLAKTSRSRGALELVDLQRPSPGPDEALVEVDYAGLCGSDAGIYEFESAFERMELPTVIGHEYTGRIVETGADVTRFAVGDRVVERPIRGCGACYQCEMGEENVCQNAVITGVDHDGAYEGYVAVPETALHPVPEGMDPRHAALVEPTSIGARAVIENSEVRPGDRVLVAGPGPIGLLTAQIARAQGGDVVVAGVGRDAAYRLPLAEDLGFATVDVEADDLDAVRDDLTDGVGYDVVFDTTGHPSGLPMSVEEVRKGGQIVLVGQTGETTMPYSPLVRAEIDLQCSYASMYEDFERSLRLIASGDVDHATFLDDRFSLLDAEAAFEAFLAGETCKPVFDVSALRD from the coding sequence ATGCGAGGACTCGCCAAGACCAGTCGGAGCCGTGGAGCCCTGGAACTCGTCGACCTGCAGCGACCGTCGCCCGGGCCGGACGAGGCGCTCGTCGAGGTGGACTACGCGGGCCTCTGTGGGAGCGACGCGGGCATCTACGAGTTCGAGTCGGCGTTCGAACGGATGGAACTGCCGACGGTCATCGGCCACGAGTACACGGGGCGAATCGTCGAGACCGGTGCGGACGTCACGCGGTTCGCGGTCGGCGACCGGGTCGTCGAGCGTCCCATCCGCGGTTGCGGCGCCTGCTATCAGTGCGAGATGGGGGAGGAGAACGTCTGTCAGAACGCCGTCATCACCGGCGTCGACCACGACGGCGCCTACGAGGGGTACGTCGCGGTCCCCGAGACGGCCCTCCACCCCGTCCCCGAGGGGATGGACCCGAGACACGCCGCGCTGGTCGAACCGACGAGCATCGGCGCCCGCGCGGTGATCGAGAACTCCGAGGTTCGACCCGGCGACCGCGTCCTGGTCGCCGGCCCCGGTCCGATCGGCCTCCTCACGGCGCAGATCGCGCGGGCGCAGGGCGGCGACGTCGTGGTCGCCGGCGTCGGCCGCGACGCCGCCTACCGCCTGCCGCTGGCGGAGGACCTCGGCTTCGCCACCGTCGACGTCGAGGCCGACGACCTCGACGCCGTCCGCGACGACCTGACCGACGGCGTGGGCTACGACGTCGTGTTCGACACGACCGGCCACCCCTCCGGGCTGCCGATGTCCGTCGAGGAGGTCCGCAAGGGCGGGCAGATCGTCCTCGTCGGGCAGACCGGCGAGACCACGATGCCGTACTCGCCGCTCGTGCGCGCGGAAATCGACCTCCAGTGCTCCTACGCGTCGATGTACGAGGACTTCGAGCGCTCGCTCCGCCTCATCGCCTCGGGCGACGTCGACCACGCGACGTTCCTCGACGACCGGTTCAGCCTGCTCGACGCCGAGGCGGCGTTCGAGGCGTTCCTCGCCGGCGAGACGTGTAAACCCGTCTTCGACGTCTCGGCCCTGCGCGACTGA
- the gfo6 gene encoding D-xylose 1-dehydrogenase Gfo6, producing MTEHALIGRFDERDWETNPEGTVRFALIGLGWWTVDVVVPALERTDYCEATVLVSSSREKAARLADRHDADRGITYEEYHDGVGSEAYDAVYVGTPNAYHLEYVETAADLGKAVLCEKPLEASVERAERLVEAAEAGGVPLMTAYRMHTEPAVRRAKELLDDGFVGEPVHAYGNNTQPVLEMIPDPDQWRLDPDVTGYGTSVMDLGIYPINTARFLLDRDPVAVRARMASTHGAFADVPDQYASMTLTLEGGLPLLCTTSQHAQQDSQLTIVGTEGAIELHPAFHGEAKLRLASGSLRVTVDDVDFDEVAEMREEFDYFADRVLSGDPILPDGRHGLADMRTIAAVHASAERDERIEL from the coding sequence GTGACAGAGCACGCACTCATCGGCCGGTTCGACGAGCGAGACTGGGAGACGAACCCGGAGGGCACGGTCAGGTTCGCGCTGATCGGTCTGGGGTGGTGGACCGTCGACGTCGTCGTCCCGGCGCTCGAACGGACCGACTACTGCGAGGCGACCGTCCTGGTGAGTTCGAGTCGGGAGAAGGCAGCGCGGCTCGCGGACCGCCACGACGCGGATCGGGGCATCACCTACGAGGAGTACCACGACGGCGTCGGGAGCGAGGCGTACGACGCCGTCTACGTCGGTACCCCCAACGCCTACCACCTCGAGTACGTCGAGACCGCCGCCGACCTCGGGAAGGCCGTCCTCTGTGAGAAGCCGCTCGAGGCCAGCGTGGAGCGGGCCGAACGCCTCGTCGAGGCCGCGGAGGCCGGCGGCGTGCCGCTGATGACCGCCTACCGAATGCACACCGAACCCGCGGTCCGGCGGGCGAAGGAACTCCTCGACGACGGGTTCGTCGGCGAACCGGTCCACGCCTACGGCAACAACACCCAGCCCGTCCTCGAGATGATTCCCGACCCGGACCAGTGGCGCCTCGACCCCGACGTCACGGGATACGGCACCTCCGTGATGGACCTCGGAATCTACCCCATCAACACCGCCCGGTTCCTCCTCGACCGCGACCCGGTCGCGGTGCGAGCCCGGATGGCCTCCACGCACGGGGCGTTCGCCGACGTCCCCGATCAGTACGCGTCGATGACGCTCACGCTCGAGGGCGGCCTCCCGCTGCTCTGTACCACCAGCCAGCACGCCCAGCAGGACTCACAGCTCACGATCGTCGGCACGGAGGGCGCTATCGAACTCCACCCGGCGTTCCACGGCGAGGCGAAACTCCGCCTCGCTTCGGGGAGCCTCCGGGTGACGGTCGACGACGTGGACTTCGACGAGGTCGCGGAGATGCGCGAGGAGTTCGACTACTTCGCGGACCGGGTCCTCTCGGGTGACCCGATCCTCCCGGACGGCCGGCACGGTCTGGCGGACATGCGGACGATCGCGGCCGTCCACGCGTCGGCCGAACGCGACGAGCGAATCGAACTCTGA
- a CDS encoding SDR family NAD(P)-dependent oxidoreductase has translation MGTYSHTPVTVEDKRAVVVGGTSGIGQAIALGFAAEGADVVATSRDEAKVEETAHAIEQRGVETARVTCDVTDGDSLARVRETVTDELGGVDVVVASQGAISRASVRDISDDEWSFVTDVALDGVRRVTQTFAPALDDGGSVVNISSLSARLAMADLPAYSAAKGGVEAFTRASAKELAPDVRVNAIAPGFVITPQNAETYADGTEKRARIDERTPLGRVARREEIVGAAVYLASDAASFVTGEVVTVDGGFADSAL, from the coding sequence ATGGGCACGTACTCGCACACGCCGGTGACCGTCGAGGACAAGCGAGCCGTCGTCGTCGGTGGGACGAGCGGTATCGGACAGGCTATCGCCCTCGGGTTCGCCGCGGAGGGGGCGGACGTGGTCGCGACGAGTCGGGACGAGGCGAAGGTCGAGGAGACGGCGCACGCCATCGAGCAACGGGGGGTCGAGACGGCGCGGGTCACCTGCGACGTGACCGACGGCGACTCGCTCGCGCGCGTCCGGGAGACGGTGACCGACGAACTCGGCGGCGTCGACGTCGTCGTCGCGTCGCAGGGAGCCATCTCCCGGGCGTCAGTTCGGGACATCTCCGACGACGAGTGGTCGTTCGTCACCGACGTCGCCCTCGACGGCGTCCGCCGCGTCACCCAGACGTTCGCCCCGGCGCTGGACGACGGAGGGTCGGTCGTCAACATCTCCTCGCTGTCGGCTCGGCTCGCGATGGCGGACCTCCCGGCGTACAGCGCCGCGAAGGGCGGCGTCGAGGCGTTCACCCGTGCCTCGGCGAAGGAACTCGCCCCGGACGTGCGGGTCAACGCCATCGCGCCGGGGTTCGTCATCACCCCACAGAACGCCGAGACGTACGCCGACGGAACCGAGAAACGCGCACGCATCGACGAGCGAACCCCGCTCGGCCGCGTGGCACGTCGCGAGGAGATCGTCGGCGCGGCCGTCTACCTCGCGAGCGACGCCGCCTCCTTCGTGACGGGGGAGGTGGTGACCGTCGACGGCGGGTTCGCGGACAGCGCTCTCTAG